In Bacillales bacterium, one genomic interval encodes:
- a CDS encoding EAL domain-containing protein, translating into MKYMGRISGLAFTIASAAVLYYLEWPYNFFKSEGVLTVNLLLTAGYCYLGWWLGKNYDNARFYSQKDGLTDIFNRPYFMKKASQALIRAEKTEDEISFIFLDLDRFKIINDSWGHLTGDEIIRRVSNRIRGCLQPGDLFARSSGDEFILMLNRSTVERTESTVQTIIERVGEPMLLNGQTFHVSVSVGISMYPHDGSSLEALIKYTDTALFMAKESGPGKYHFYTKNLEYLFPSKMSLEKELREAVDKEEFVLHYQPKINLDDGRMIGMEALIRWENPKLGTIPPSQFIPLSEELDLIIPIGEWVLKTACQQWKKWRSLANQDLSIYVNVSPRQLLQPDFVGTVKTVLQDYEVDPDALVFEITENITVYNNPTIMERLQELKQLNVKLAVDDFGTGYSSLSYLTRLPIDVLKIDKSFIANIRTAQDSSAIINGISVMARQLGLMVVAEGIETQKQLAFLKGRCNYGQGFLFSRPLPAQQMEEKFFMSFQEG; encoded by the coding sequence ATGAAATACATGGGGAGGATCAGCGGACTTGCTTTTACCATTGCAAGTGCGGCTGTATTGTATTACTTGGAATGGCCATACAATTTTTTCAAGAGCGAAGGCGTGCTGACCGTCAATCTCTTGCTGACCGCCGGTTATTGTTATTTAGGTTGGTGGCTCGGGAAGAATTATGATAATGCGAGGTTTTATTCGCAAAAAGACGGGTTGACCGATATTTTCAACCGTCCTTATTTTATGAAAAAAGCATCACAAGCGCTTATCCGCGCCGAAAAGACGGAAGACGAAATTTCGTTCATCTTTCTTGATCTGGACCGTTTCAAAATCATCAACGATTCGTGGGGACATTTGACAGGGGATGAAATTATTCGCCGTGTGTCGAACCGAATACGGGGGTGTTTGCAGCCAGGGGATTTATTTGCTCGGTCGTCGGGCGATGAGTTTATCTTGATGCTGAATCGGTCTACGGTTGAACGAACGGAAAGCACGGTGCAAACGATTATTGAACGGGTCGGAGAACCGATGCTTTTGAACGGGCAGACGTTTCATGTGTCGGTGAGCGTCGGCATCAGCATGTATCCGCATGACGGAAGTTCATTGGAAGCGCTCATTAAATATACGGACACAGCTTTGTTCATGGCGAAAGAATCCGGTCCCGGGAAATATCATTTTTATACGAAAAATCTTGAATATTTGTTTCCGTCGAAAATGAGTCTCGAGAAAGAGTTGCGCGAAGCGGTTGACAAGGAAGAGTTCGTTCTTCATTACCAGCCGAAAATCAATTTGGACGATGGACGCATGATCGGGATGGAAGCGCTGATTCGGTGGGAAAATCCGAAATTGGGAACGATTCCACCGAGCCAGTTCATTCCGCTTTCTGAGGAACTTGATTTGATTATCCCGATCGGCGAATGGGTTTTGAAGACGGCTTGCCAGCAATGGAAGAAATGGAGATCGTTGGCGAACCAAGACTTGTCAATCTATGTGAACGTTTCACCACGGCAATTGTTGCAGCCGGATTTCGTTGGGACGGTGAAAACCGTATTGCAGGACTATGAAGTGGATCCCGACGCGCTCGTTTTTGAAATTACGGAAAACATTACGGTTTACAACAACCCGACGATCATGGAACGTTTGCAAGAATTGAAACAATTGAATGTCAAATTGGCGGTCGATGATTTTGGGACGGGTTATTCTTCGCTCAGTTATTTAACGCGGCTGCCGATCGACGTCTTGAAAATCGACAAATCGTTCATCGCCAACATACGCACGGCGCAAGACAGCTCGGCGATCATTAACGGCATTTCGGTGATGGCGCGACAGCTTGGATTGATGGTCGTTGCTGAGGGGATCGAAACGCAAAAGCAGCTCGCTTTCTTGAAAGGCCGCTGCAATTACGGACAAGGATTTTTGTTCAGCCGGCCGTTGCCGGCGCAACAAATGGAAGAAAAATTTTTCATGAGCTTTCAAGAAGGATAG